From a single Oceanobacillus kimchii X50 genomic region:
- the fliG gene encoding flagellar motor switch protein FliG, with translation MARTKGALTGKQKAAILLISLGPDVSAQVYKYLSEEEIEKLSLEISSVKKVDSNLKEEVLEQFHQIALAQDYITSGGIGYAKTVLEKAFGKQEASNIINRLTSSLQVRPFDFARKADPQQVLNFIQGEHPQTIALILSYLDPEQGGQILSSLPQELQADVAIRIATMDSTSPEIINQIEQVLEKNISSSVTEDYTQTGGIQAVVEVLNGVDRSTERTILDALEIQDPDLAEEIKKRMFVFEDIVILDNRAIQRVVREVDNEDLRLALKVASEEVKDIVFQNMSERMVQTFKEEMEFMGPVRLRDVEEAQTRIVGLIRRLEDIGEIVIARGGGDDIIV, from the coding sequence GTGGCTAGAACAAAAGGTGCGTTAACAGGAAAACAAAAAGCAGCAATTCTTCTAATATCTCTAGGACCAGACGTTTCAGCACAAGTATATAAATATCTATCAGAAGAAGAAATTGAAAAATTAAGTCTTGAAATTTCTTCGGTTAAAAAAGTTGACTCCAATTTAAAAGAAGAGGTATTGGAACAATTTCATCAAATTGCTTTAGCTCAAGATTATATAACTTCTGGAGGTATTGGTTATGCCAAAACGGTATTAGAAAAAGCATTCGGAAAACAGGAAGCATCTAATATCATTAATCGGTTAACATCATCATTGCAAGTTAGACCATTCGATTTTGCAAGGAAAGCAGACCCTCAACAAGTACTTAATTTTATACAGGGAGAGCATCCGCAAACGATTGCACTTATATTATCTTATTTAGATCCTGAACAGGGTGGACAAATTCTTTCCTCTCTACCGCAAGAATTGCAAGCTGATGTTGCTATAAGAATTGCGACGATGGACTCAACATCACCAGAAATAATCAATCAAATTGAACAAGTGCTGGAAAAAAATATCTCTTCGTCTGTAACCGAAGATTACACTCAAACAGGCGGAATTCAAGCAGTTGTAGAAGTGTTAAACGGTGTAGACAGAAGTACAGAACGTACAATATTAGATGCACTTGAAATTCAAGATCCTGACTTAGCTGAAGAAATTAAAAAACGTATGTTTGTCTTTGAAGATATTGTTATTCTTGATAATCGTGCTATACAACGTGTTGTGCGTGAAGTAGATAATGAAGATCTTCGTTTAGCATTAAAAGTAGCTAGTGAAGAAGTGAAAGATATTGTATTTCAAAATATGTCAGAACGAATGGTACAAACCTTTAAAGAAGAAATGGAATTCATGGGACCAGTTCGATTACGAGATGTCGAGGAAGCTCAAACTCGTATCGTAGGGTTGATTCGTAGATTAGAAGATATAGGTGAAATTGTAATTGCAAGAGGTGGAGGAGACGATATCATTGTCTGA
- the fliH gene encoding flagellar assembly protein FliH, which translates to MSDQTKQISIRSIESIVPKRLEPEQTEEVIIQNLQQKIQEEKKYLQSLQEKQNSLIQETKEKIATAQAQWQEEKKKLMKETKQVGYRDGYEHGKQEGYDSYKEKLIEVNNIVDATIKDYHSELDKSTETILGLSVLVAERIIENQLTEHPSQFLNIVKAAVHDIKGQPKVSIILHPTNYELVSTHKTELQRIIGKDSKLAIYVNEDLKETDCLIEHPFGQIEANIDSQLTKIREALMDFLMETKA; encoded by the coding sequence TTGTCTGATCAAACAAAACAAATCTCAATCAGATCAATTGAATCCATTGTTCCAAAGCGATTAGAACCCGAACAAACGGAAGAAGTAATTATCCAAAACTTACAACAAAAGATACAAGAAGAGAAAAAATATTTGCAATCACTTCAAGAGAAACAAAATTCGTTAATTCAGGAAACGAAAGAAAAAATTGCTACAGCGCAAGCACAGTGGCAAGAAGAAAAGAAAAAACTTATGAAAGAAACAAAACAAGTCGGTTATCGAGATGGTTACGAACATGGTAAACAAGAAGGCTATGATTCTTACAAAGAAAAATTAATCGAAGTAAATAATATAGTAGACGCAACAATAAAAGATTATCATAGTGAACTTGATAAAAGTACGGAAACAATATTAGGACTATCCGTATTAGTCGCAGAGCGCATTATAGAGAATCAACTCACTGAGCATCCGAGTCAATTTTTAAATATTGTAAAAGCGGCGGTTCATGATATAAAGGGTCAACCAAAAGTATCGATTATTTTACATCCAACAAATTATGAACTAGTTTCCACTCACAAAACGGAATTACAACGCATAATTGGTAAGGATAGTAAACTGGCTATTTATGTAAATGAAGATTTGAAAGAAACAGATTGCTTAATTGAACATCCTTTTGGACAAATTGAAGCTAATATAGATAGTCAACTGACAAAGATTCGTGAAGCATTAATGGATTTCTTGATGGAGACGAAAGCATAA
- the fliI gene encoding flagellar protein export ATPase FliI codes for MIDQYREVIAKVDTYKRYGKVIRVVGLMIESEGPTANIGEVCYIKTSPNTDHALLAEVVGFRNEKIVLMPYTEVTEVGPGCLVEATGKPLTVKVGRGLIGKVLNSLGKPLNESEELPKGLANFMTEQAPPNPLDRPPIRTPLQVGVKAIDSLLTMGEGQRVGLFAGSGVGKSTLLGMIARNSSADINVIALIGERGREVREFIENDLGPEGLKKSIVVVATSDQPALMRIKGAYTATAISEYFRDLGYKVNLMMDSVTRVAMAQREIGLAVGEPPTTKGYTPSVFSILPKLLERTGTNANGTITGFYTVLVDGDDMNEPIADAVRGILDGHFILDRKLAERGQFPAINVLKSISRVMNVIADEEHKDLSQTLRKLLSTYEENQELITIGAYKKGTNHEIDKAISFQPYIQEFLKQGIHEKRSFVETIQMMKNLLHGGVS; via the coding sequence ATGATAGATCAATATAGAGAAGTTATAGCTAAAGTAGATACGTATAAACGTTATGGAAAAGTAATCAGAGTTGTAGGATTAATGATTGAATCTGAAGGCCCGACGGCTAATATTGGAGAGGTTTGCTATATAAAAACTTCTCCAAATACGGATCATGCGTTATTAGCAGAAGTTGTCGGATTTCGAAATGAAAAAATAGTATTAATGCCTTATACAGAGGTTACTGAAGTTGGTCCGGGTTGCCTTGTTGAAGCAACAGGAAAACCTTTAACAGTGAAGGTTGGCAGAGGATTAATCGGAAAAGTTCTAAATTCACTAGGAAAACCGTTAAATGAGTCAGAAGAATTACCGAAAGGTTTAGCTAATTTTATGACTGAACAAGCCCCTCCAAATCCACTTGATCGTCCGCCAATTCGAACGCCGTTACAAGTTGGAGTAAAGGCAATTGATTCTTTACTTACCATGGGGGAAGGGCAAAGAGTTGGCTTATTTGCGGGAAGTGGAGTAGGAAAAAGTACACTTCTTGGAATGATTGCCAGAAATAGTAGTGCCGATATAAATGTTATTGCGTTAATAGGCGAACGAGGAAGAGAGGTTCGAGAATTTATTGAAAATGATCTCGGTCCAGAAGGACTAAAGAAATCAATTGTTGTTGTCGCAACTTCTGATCAGCCTGCACTAATGAGAATAAAAGGAGCTTATACAGCTACTGCAATTAGTGAATATTTCCGGGATTTAGGGTACAAAGTTAACCTAATGATGGATTCGGTAACTAGGGTCGCAATGGCACAACGTGAAATTGGACTTGCTGTTGGTGAACCACCAACAACCAAAGGTTATACGCCGTCTGTTTTTTCCATTTTACCTAAACTTTTAGAGCGTACTGGAACGAATGCTAATGGAACAATCACTGGTTTTTACACTGTTTTGGTAGATGGGGATGATATGAATGAGCCGATTGCCGATGCGGTTAGAGGAATTTTGGATGGGCATTTTATTCTTGATAGAAAGTTGGCGGAGCGTGGACAGTTTCCAGCAATAAATGTACTGAAATCAATTAGTAGAGTTATGAATGTTATTGCAGATGAGGAACATAAAGACCTAAGCCAAACATTACGCAAGCTGTTGTCTACCTATGAAGAGAACCAAGAGTTAATCACGATTGGTGCATATAAAAAAGGAACCAATCATGAAATTGATAAAGCTATCAGTTTTCAACCTTATATTCAAGAATTTTTAAAACAAGGTATACACGAAAAACGATCGTTTGTTGAAACAATACAAATGATGAAGAATCTACTACATGGAGGGGTGTCCTGA
- the fliJ gene encoding flagellar export protein FliJ, with product MVEVVGLNRIREIRENEKKVAQSAYSQSMETFEKIATELYNLLRTKESAEASFESYIQNTTSIEKIKEQAAYIEKLNQRIQSVQLLVQRARNDMEIKQEKLSNAYVEVKKFDKIIEFKQKNEIEEAKRKEANWMDEMSMQQYLSHKSR from the coding sequence ATGGTAGAAGTAGTTGGTTTAAATAGAATAAGAGAAATTAGAGAAAACGAGAAGAAGGTTGCACAATCGGCATACAGTCAGTCAATGGAAACATTCGAAAAAATAGCAACGGAACTTTATAACTTGTTACGAACAAAAGAGAGTGCGGAAGCTTCATTTGAATCGTATATTCAAAATACAACTTCAATTGAAAAAATAAAGGAACAAGCTGCCTATATTGAAAAATTAAATCAGCGTATTCAAAGTGTTCAACTTCTCGTACAACGAGCAAGAAATGACATGGAAATAAAACAAGAAAAACTGTCAAATGCTTATGTTGAAGTGAAGAAGTTTGACAAGATTATTGAATTTAAACAAAAAAATGAAATAGAGGAAGCGAAAAGAAAAGAAGCAAATTGGATGGATGAAATGTCCATGCAACAATATTTAAGCCATAAGTCTAGGTGA
- a CDS encoding MotE family protein: MNNNEEKKKMNPFILVLFAGVIPLFVVAILAVFVLEMAGVEVVDWAKEKTSNVPIVGEMIKEDQPTEESTQKLEAAQAKLQERQDEITELENSIGDLESTIKQLEDEILRLEHRNDSNNNTEENQNPEEDVANEMIQSFTEMKGKQAAQILESIDDDQLVVRILTGMEPGDRGEILQRMTKEKAARYTELVMATMENE, from the coding sequence ATGAACAATAATGAAGAAAAGAAAAAAATGAATCCTTTTATCTTGGTGTTATTTGCTGGTGTCATTCCACTATTCGTTGTTGCTATATTAGCTGTTTTTGTTCTAGAAATGGCTGGGGTGGAAGTGGTTGATTGGGCAAAAGAAAAAACAAGTAATGTACCAATTGTTGGTGAGATGATTAAAGAAGATCAACCTACTGAGGAATCCACACAAAAATTAGAAGCTGCACAAGCAAAATTGCAAGAAAGACAAGATGAGATAACGGAATTAGAAAATTCTATTGGAGATTTAGAATCTACTATAAAGCAATTAGAAGATGAAATTCTTCGCCTTGAACATAGGAATGATTCGAATAATAACACTGAAGAAAATCAAAATCCCGAAGAAGATGTTGCGAATGAAATGATTCAATCATTTACCGAGATGAAAGGAAAGCAAGCTGCTCAAATTCTTGAATCAATTGATGATGATCAATTAGTTGTTCGTATACTTACAGGAATGGAACCCGGAGATCGTGGAGAAATATTACAACGTATGACTAAAGAAAAAGCAGCCAGATATACTGAACTCGTCATGGCAACAATGGAGAATGAATAA
- a CDS encoding flagellar hook-length control protein FliK, whose translation MMLQAMQSMSSTPKSDSSLINKKVENFHNLLANTDTKSNGLSMDKENGFTLTEKLVNEEVPEELLQFLQETDLFDSLMNQVQLMLSESVEENKSLVQIQESVAALNIEQLAYKIIADHDYFHAYVDKLVSPINLSWTEDIVEVAGNMKSLTPQQIQLTAIELLQNISNKGDIHTVAPKIALLLEQWNQQLNNQQIKLPAIQHTQSFISNQVNTVNELELEGIWSKLLQVSDQHLQQRNGPKITSTDVSLWLNKIIDFDKPLTYTSMNQSVPISKLEQFYIHLSTNSVNQAQEHQLIDKFKQIIQSNKLQNFWNGSGGLSIKLSPQQLGDMTIRMAQVNGEMTVKILVSSMAAKEMLDSNLHQLRNIFSPHQVMIEKQDVLMSTNSLQESKDSTEEQLKEQTNGSNQQTDEDEKDTGTHDFEEFMAELLNEQI comes from the coding sequence ATGATGTTGCAAGCAATGCAATCTATGTCAAGTACGCCAAAGTCTGATTCATCTTTAATAAATAAAAAAGTAGAAAACTTTCACAATTTATTAGCGAATACTGATACAAAAAGCAATGGATTATCGATGGACAAAGAAAATGGATTCACTTTAACTGAAAAACTAGTTAATGAAGAAGTTCCTGAAGAATTATTACAATTTCTTCAAGAGACTGATTTATTTGATTCTTTAATGAACCAAGTTCAATTGATGCTCTCTGAAAGTGTAGAAGAAAATAAATCTTTAGTACAAATTCAAGAGTCGGTTGCTGCATTAAATATTGAACAATTAGCTTATAAAATTATCGCTGATCATGATTACTTTCATGCATATGTGGATAAGTTGGTTTCACCAATTAATCTTAGTTGGACGGAAGATATTGTAGAAGTAGCTGGAAATATGAAATCTTTGACGCCGCAGCAGATACAACTGACTGCAATAGAATTACTACAAAATATTTCGAATAAAGGGGATATTCATACGGTTGCCCCGAAGATAGCATTATTGTTAGAGCAGTGGAATCAGCAGTTAAATAATCAACAGATTAAATTACCAGCAATACAACATACACAGAGTTTTATATCTAATCAGGTGAATACTGTTAATGAATTAGAATTAGAAGGAATTTGGTCGAAGCTCTTGCAAGTAAGTGATCAACACCTTCAACAAAGAAATGGACCAAAAATAACATCAACGGATGTCAGCTTGTGGTTAAACAAGATAATTGATTTCGATAAACCACTTACCTATACATCAATGAATCAGTCAGTTCCGATTTCTAAACTAGAGCAATTTTATATTCATTTAAGTACCAATTCTGTAAACCAGGCTCAAGAACACCAGTTGATCGATAAATTCAAACAAATTATACAATCAAATAAATTGCAAAACTTCTGGAATGGAAGTGGTGGACTATCTATTAAGTTAAGTCCACAACAACTGGGTGATATGACGATAAGAATGGCGCAAGTCAATGGAGAAATGACTGTGAAAATATTGGTCTCTTCTATGGCTGCAAAAGAAATGCTTGATTCGAATTTACATCAATTGAGAAATATCTTCTCACCGCATCAAGTAATGATTGAAAAACAGGATGTATTAATGAGTACAAATAGCTTACAAGAATCTAAAGATAGCACCGAAGAGCAACTTAAAGAACAGACGAATGGTTCTAATCAACAAACTGATGAAGATGAAAAAGATACTGGCACACATGATTTTGAAGAGTTTATGGCAGAATTACTCAATGAACAAATTTAG
- the flgD gene encoding flagellar hook assembly protein FlgD, with the protein MTSIDSSLYLNNQQKVRTPSQELGKEEFLKLLMVQLQNQDPTSPMDDSQFMSQMATFSSLEQMMNMSNSIEMLVNNSLVSPVLQYSHMIGEEVSYMTFDEETGKETGVETSKVVGVTQNQGWAVFELENGERIYADAVVQVGKSNIDDGEQGDADPDNEEESE; encoded by the coding sequence ATGACATCAATTGATTCATCTTTATATTTAAATAATCAACAGAAGGTACGCACACCAAGTCAAGAATTAGGAAAAGAAGAATTTTTAAAATTACTGATGGTTCAGTTGCAAAATCAAGACCCAACTAGCCCAATGGACGATTCTCAATTTATGTCACAGATGGCGACTTTTTCATCCTTAGAACAAATGATGAATATGTCCAATTCTATTGAAATGTTAGTAAACAATTCACTCGTATCTCCTGTTCTTCAATACAGTCACATGATTGGAGAAGAAGTCTCCTATATGACATTTGATGAAGAAACAGGGAAAGAAACAGGCGTGGAAACTAGTAAAGTAGTTGGAGTGACTCAAAACCAAGGATGGGCAGTTTTTGAATTAGAAAATGGTGAACGTATTTATGCAGATGCTGTGGTACAAGTCGGGAAATCAAACATTGACGATGGTGAACAAGGTGATGCGGATCCAGATAATGAAGAGGAAAGTGAATAG
- a CDS encoding TIGR02530 family flagellar biosynthesis protein, with amino-acid sequence MDHRIYQTIPFVIPPTKTSQSKQQSTVSFKDVLHEQNQLKISKHASERMHERNISIDDKQWDLIQGKMQEAKEKGVTDSLVVLNDATLVVSTKNNTVVTAMNRDEFASKIFTNINGTILIQD; translated from the coding sequence ATGGATCATCGTATTTATCAGACAATACCATTTGTTATACCACCAACAAAAACGAGTCAATCTAAGCAACAATCAACTGTCTCGTTTAAAGATGTCCTGCATGAACAAAATCAATTAAAGATAAGTAAGCATGCTTCGGAAAGAATGCATGAACGCAATATTTCAATAGATGATAAGCAATGGGACTTGATCCAAGGAAAGATGCAAGAAGCAAAAGAAAAAGGAGTAACTGATTCTCTTGTTGTTTTAAATGACGCAACACTTGTTGTAAGTACAAAGAATAATACAGTAGTAACGGCAATGAATCGTGATGAATTTGCAAGTAAGATCTTTACAAATATTAATGGAACGATTTTAATTCAAGATTAA
- the flgG gene encoding flagellar basal body rod protein FlgG yields MLRSMYSGISGMKNSQTKLDVIGNNIANVNTTGYKKAMVNFQDMMSQTTSGAQGATATRGGVNASQVGLGSTIGAISNIHTQGFQQVTNNPLDFAIEGDGMFVLVEGVDANGGTTNIDLDNVTTAYSRAGNFFLDDNGNIVNSQGLYLVGFVGDPPQESTINIPETAQSFSVQSNGTINYIDANGDTQVAGQVALASFSNPSGLQKAGNNLYLDSPNAGLADQLYTPESENLGSSVVSGSLEMSNVDLSEEFTEMITAQRSFQANTRIITTSDEILQELVNLKR; encoded by the coding sequence ATGTTACGGTCAATGTATTCAGGTATTTCTGGAATGAAAAATTCACAAACGAAACTAGATGTTATCGGTAATAATATCGCTAACGTTAATACAACTGGTTATAAAAAAGCAATGGTAAACTTCCAAGATATGATGAGTCAAACAACTTCTGGTGCACAAGGGGCAACAGCAACCCGAGGTGGCGTGAACGCTTCTCAAGTAGGTTTGGGTTCAACGATTGGTGCTATTTCTAACATTCACACACAGGGCTTTCAACAAGTTACAAATAACCCATTAGATTTTGCTATTGAAGGTGATGGTATGTTTGTGCTGGTAGAAGGTGTAGATGCCAATGGAGGAACAACGAATATAGATTTAGACAACGTCACAACTGCGTATTCCCGCGCAGGAAACTTTTTCTTAGACGATAATGGAAACATCGTCAATTCTCAAGGACTATATTTAGTTGGTTTTGTTGGTGATCCGCCACAGGAATCAACAATAAATATTCCAGAGACTGCACAAAGCTTCAGTGTACAGTCCAATGGAACGATCAACTATATTGATGCAAATGGAGATACACAAGTGGCTGGTCAAGTTGCTTTAGCCTCTTTTTCGAATCCATCTGGATTGCAAAAAGCAGGAAATAATTTATATTTAGATTCACCGAATGCAGGACTAGCTGATCAATTATATACACCAGAATCTGAGAATCTAGGTTCTTCCGTTGTCAGTGGTTCATTAGAAATGTCAAATGTAGATTTATCTGAAGAATTTACGGAAATGATTACAGCACAACGTTCTTTTCAAGCGAACACACGAATCATTACTACTTCAGACGAAATATTACAGGAACTTGTAAACCTAAAACGATAA
- a CDS encoding flagellar FlbD family protein, whose amino-acid sequence MIHLTRLNNEKFVLNAIYIEQIQSLPDTTISLINGKKIVVKDNASEVLQQVTSYYQTIGLQQLSSKVGEIDE is encoded by the coding sequence ATGATTCATTTAACGAGATTAAATAATGAAAAATTCGTTTTAAATGCAATTTATATTGAACAGATACAATCACTGCCAGATACAACAATTTCATTGATAAACGGAAAGAAAATTGTTGTAAAGGACAATGCTAGTGAGGTACTTCAACAAGTTACAAGCTATTATCAAACGATTGGCTTACAACAATTATCTTCCAAGGTAGGTGAAATAGATGAGTAA
- the fliL gene encoding flagellar basal body-associated protein FliL, which yields MSKLMKTMITSLVILLAGAITALVIVINISTPEKVSGEQSIDDMVEYSFESPEVTTDLEDGAFVRVQFQIIADSSDAKKELEKRDFQLKNILIKELAKKNKEDFQAGLGDIEEALKNELNNLMTEGNVTEVYTISKILQ from the coding sequence ATGAGTAAACTTATGAAAACAATGATTACTTCTTTAGTAATTTTACTTGCAGGCGCGATTACAGCATTAGTAATAGTTATAAATATCAGTACACCAGAAAAAGTGAGTGGGGAACAATCGATTGATGACATGGTGGAATATTCATTCGAGTCGCCTGAAGTTACCACGGATTTAGAGGATGGTGCCTTTGTTCGTGTCCAATTTCAAATTATTGCTGACAGTAGTGATGCTAAAAAGGAATTAGAAAAACGAGACTTTCAGTTGAAGAATATTTTAATAAAAGAATTGGCGAAAAAGAATAAAGAAGATTTTCAAGCTGGATTAGGAGATATTGAAGAAGCTCTGAAGAATGAATTAAATAATTTAATGACAGAAGGCAACGTTACTGAAGTCTATACGATAAGTAAGATCCTTCAATAG
- the fliM gene encoding flagellar motor switch protein FliM gives MDEVLSQNEIDALLSAISSGEMDADELKKEEEEKKVRVYDFKRALRFSKDQIRSISRIHENYARMLTTFFATQLRSFVNISVTSVDQVPYEEFIRSIPKKTILNLYSMEPLDGNLIMEINPNIAYALLDRLLGGKGSTITKDGNLTEIEKTLLMQMFEKAEDALKDAWSSVVDIEPVLEEFEENPQFMQKIAPNETVVVVSLTTIIGETTGMINMCIPHVILEPIIPKLSVHYWMQSKSNKDEQAYGKMQQNLKKTEVELKAILGATTISIHDFLHFQQGDIISLDQPIDAPLLLSIYDQPKFFAQPGKFKNKMSVQILEEIKGVNEDDE, from the coding sequence ATGGATGAAGTTTTATCGCAGAATGAAATTGATGCTTTATTGTCCGCTATTTCTTCTGGAGAGATGGATGCAGATGAATTGAAAAAAGAAGAAGAAGAGAAAAAGGTTCGAGTTTATGATTTTAAACGTGCGCTTCGTTTCTCAAAAGATCAAATTCGAAGTATATCTCGGATACATGAAAATTATGCTAGAATGCTAACGACATTTTTTGCTACACAATTACGTAGTTTTGTAAATATTTCTGTTACATCTGTTGATCAAGTACCGTATGAAGAGTTTATTCGCTCGATTCCAAAGAAAACCATCCTTAATTTATATAGTATGGAACCATTAGATGGTAATTTGATTATGGAAATTAATCCTAATATTGCTTACGCGTTACTTGATCGTTTACTGGGTGGAAAAGGAAGCACAATTACAAAAGATGGCAATTTAACAGAGATAGAGAAAACATTACTTATGCAAATGTTTGAAAAAGCAGAAGACGCATTAAAAGATGCATGGAGCTCGGTTGTTGATATCGAACCAGTATTAGAAGAATTTGAAGAGAATCCGCAGTTTATGCAAAAGATTGCACCTAATGAGACAGTAGTTGTCGTATCTCTTACAACGATTATCGGAGAAACAACAGGTATGATTAACATGTGTATACCTCATGTTATTTTAGAACCGATTATTCCGAAACTGTCAGTACATTACTGGATGCAGTCAAAATCGAATAAAGATGAACAAGCTTATGGTAAAATGCAGCAGAATTTGAAGAAGACAGAGGTTGAGTTAAAGGCCATTCTTGGGGCAACAACGATATCAATTCATGATTTTCTCCACTTTCAACAAGGGGACATTATATCGCTTGATCAACCTATTGATGCACCATTACTGTTATCGATATATGATCAACCGAAGTTCTTTGCACAGCCAGGTAAATTCAAAAACAAAATGTCTGTTCAAATTTTAGAAGAAATTAAAGGGGTGAATGAAGATGATGAATGA
- the fliY gene encoding flagellar motor switch phosphatase FliY — protein sequence MMNDGMLSQDEIDALLKVSEDDSETSNEETSQAYLSSIEIDALGEIGNISFGSSATTLSTLLNQKVEITTPNVEVIEKADIDSEVTFEPVSVQVNYIDGFSGKNVFVIKARDAAIIADIMLGGDGTTPDETLNDIHLSAVQETMNQMMGAAATSMSTVFDMKVDISPPEIINGIEDNADKIVFDEDVYVKVFFRLTVGDLIDSNMMQLIPLSFARQLVDRLLHAPTEAAAVLELEKTASEVSQPKMDHGTRNEDITQTYEEQPIQEEIKRETNYLGNSSVSSNPTVQEAAFSNFESSTLSKQEHRNLDMLLDVPLKVTVELGRTKQSISDILDLSAGSIIELDKLAGEPVDILVNEKLVAEGEVVVIEENFGVRVTDIISPTDRIKNLKK from the coding sequence ATGATGAATGATGGAATGCTTTCTCAAGATGAAATAGATGCTTTACTTAAAGTATCAGAGGATGATTCTGAAACATCAAATGAAGAAACATCACAAGCCTATTTGTCTAGCATCGAGATTGATGCTTTAGGAGAAATTGGGAATATCTCATTTGGTAGTTCTGCTACAACATTATCCACATTATTAAATCAAAAAGTAGAAATTACAACGCCAAATGTAGAAGTAATTGAAAAAGCTGACATTGATAGCGAAGTTACGTTTGAACCTGTCAGTGTACAAGTGAATTACATAGATGGATTTTCTGGTAAGAATGTATTTGTAATAAAAGCGCGTGATGCAGCAATTATTGCTGATATTATGCTAGGTGGAGATGGAACAACTCCAGATGAAACATTGAATGATATTCACTTAAGTGCTGTCCAAGAAACGATGAATCAAATGATGGGGGCGGCTGCAACTAGTATGTCCACTGTCTTTGATATGAAGGTTGATATTTCACCTCCTGAAATTATAAATGGAATTGAAGATAATGCTGATAAGATTGTGTTTGATGAAGATGTATACGTTAAGGTGTTTTTCAGATTAACAGTAGGAGATTTAATAGATTCTAACATGATGCAATTAATTCCATTAAGTTTTGCAAGACAACTTGTGGATCGACTATTACATGCTCCAACAGAAGCTGCTGCTGTATTAGAACTAGAAAAAACAGCTTCAGAAGTTTCACAACCTAAAATGGATCATGGAACCAGGAATGAAGATATAACCCAAACTTACGAAGAACAGCCAATTCAAGAGGAAATAAAAAGAGAAACAAATTATTTAGGTAATTCATCTGTTTCTAGTAATCCAACTGTGCAAGAAGCGGCATTTTCTAATTTTGAAAGTTCTACATTGTCCAAACAAGAACACAGAAATCTAGATATGCTATTAGATGTTCCTTTAAAAGTGACTGTGGAATTGGGGAGAACAAAACAATCAATTAGTGACATTCTTGATTTATCAGCAGGATCGATTATTGAATTAGACAAACTAGCAGGTGAACCAGTCGATATACTAGTGAATGAAAAACTCGTTGCTGAAGGTGAAGTAGTTGTTATTGAAGAAAATTTCGGTGTAAGAGTAACGGATATTATTAGTCCAACCGATCGAATTAAAAACCTAAAAAAATAA
- a CDS encoding response regulator, producing the protein MGQRILIVDDAAFMRMMIKDILTKNDFEVVDEAQDGNEAIEKFKEHKPDLVTMDITMPEKDGISALKEIKQIDSEAKIIMCSAMGQQAMVIDAIQAGAKDFIVKPFQADRVIEAIQKALS; encoded by the coding sequence ATGGGACAACGAATTTTAATAGTGGATGATGCAGCTTTCATGCGAATGATGATTAAAGATATTTTGACAAAAAATGATTTTGAAGTAGTAGATGAGGCACAAGATGGAAACGAAGCAATAGAAAAATTTAAAGAACATAAACCAGATTTAGTAACAATGGATATTACAATGCCAGAAAAAGATGGTATTAGTGCGTTAAAAGAAATTAAACAAATTGATTCAGAAGCAAAGATTATTATGTGTTCTGCAATGGGCCAACAAGCAATGGTAATTGATGCTATTCAAGCAGGAGCAAAAGATTTTATTGTAAAACCATTCCAAGCGGATCGTGTAATTGAAGCTATTCAAAAAGCGTTATCTTAA